A window from Bosea sp. ANAM02 encodes these proteins:
- a CDS encoding tripartite tricarboxylate transporter permease, with the protein MHAISTAFGLVFDIQVLGVIVASAMFGMFVGAMPGLTATMATALLVPVTFFMAPVPALGAIVTATAMAIFAGDIPAAMLRMPGTPASAAYADESYEMTKKGQLDLCMGVNLVFSVLGGIFGVIVLILLAPILAEVAINFSSFEYFWLACLGLTCAVFIGTGDPVKGLLSLFVGLAIGCIGIDPAAGQPRFTFGNIDLLSGINFIPTLIGMFAVSELLRGAVSMKGSATMVQQQVGNMLAGVGAVWRKYWKNFFRGSILGTVIGALPGAGADIAAWVSYALSKKLSKEPEKYGTGHIEGIVDSTSANNSALGGAWIPALVFGIPGDSITAIVIGVLYMKGMNPGPSVFLQTPELIYAVFIIFILANILMFPLGWVAIKSAKQILRVPRNILLPVILIFCMVGSFAMTNSLYGVVLMVVMGIFGWLLEEHGVPVAPLILGLVLGEMLEQNFMTSMIKSDGSFLVFFERPIAGVLGVSTLVIWGFMIWRMLPLGRRGSAVPAGETAPP; encoded by the coding sequence ATGCACGCGATTTCGACCGCTTTCGGCCTCGTCTTCGACATCCAGGTCCTGGGCGTCATCGTCGCCTCCGCGATGTTCGGGATGTTCGTCGGCGCCATGCCGGGCCTGACCGCGACGATGGCGACGGCGCTGCTGGTTCCCGTCACCTTCTTCATGGCGCCGGTGCCCGCGCTCGGCGCGATCGTGACGGCCACGGCGATGGCGATCTTCGCCGGCGACATCCCCGCCGCGATGCTGCGCATGCCCGGGACGCCGGCCTCGGCCGCCTATGCGGACGAGAGCTACGAGATGACCAAGAAGGGCCAGCTCGACCTGTGCATGGGTGTGAACCTGGTCTTCTCGGTGCTCGGTGGCATCTTCGGCGTGATCGTCCTGATCCTGCTCGCGCCGATCCTCGCCGAGGTGGCGATCAATTTCTCGTCCTTCGAGTATTTCTGGCTGGCATGCCTGGGCCTGACCTGCGCGGTCTTCATCGGCACGGGCGATCCTGTGAAGGGGCTCCTGTCGCTTTTCGTCGGGCTCGCGATCGGCTGTATCGGCATCGACCCCGCCGCCGGGCAGCCGCGCTTCACCTTCGGCAATATCGACCTGCTCTCCGGCATCAATTTCATCCCGACGCTGATCGGCATGTTCGCCGTGTCCGAGCTGCTGCGCGGCGCCGTCTCGATGAAGGGCAGCGCGACGATGGTTCAGCAGCAGGTCGGCAACATGCTGGCCGGTGTCGGCGCGGTCTGGCGGAAATACTGGAAGAACTTCTTCCGTGGCTCGATCCTCGGCACCGTGATCGGCGCCCTGCCCGGCGCCGGGGCGGATATCGCGGCCTGGGTCTCCTATGCCCTGTCGAAGAAGCTGTCGAAGGAGCCGGAGAAATACGGGACGGGCCATATCGAAGGCATCGTCGATTCGACCTCCGCCAACAATTCCGCGCTCGGCGGGGCGTGGATTCCGGCGCTCGTCTTCGGGATCCCCGGCGACTCGATCACCGCCATCGTCATCGGCGTGCTCTACATGAAGGGGATGAACCCGGGCCCCAGCGTGTTCCTGCAGACGCCGGAGCTGATCTATGCCGTCTTCATCATCTTCATTCTCGCCAATATCCTGATGTTCCCGCTCGGCTGGGTGGCGATCAAGTCGGCGAAGCAGATCCTGCGGGTGCCGCGCAACATCCTGCTGCCGGTCATCCTGATCTTCTGCATGGTCGGCTCCTTCGCCATGACCAATTCGCTCTACGGCGTCGTGCTCATGGTGGTGATGGGCATTTTCGGCTGGCTGCTGGAGGAGCATGGCGTGCCGGTGGCGCCGCTGATCCTCGGCCTCGTCCTCGGCGAGATGCTCGAGCAGAACTTCATGACATCGATGATCAAGTCGGACGGATCGTTCCTGGTCTTCTTCGAGCGGCCGATCGCCGGCGTACTCGGGGTCAGCACGCTGGTGATCTGGGGCTTCATGATCTGGCGGATGCTGCCCCTCGGGCGGCGCGGCAGCGCCGTCCCGGCGGGAGAAACGGCGCCGCCCTGA
- a CDS encoding serine protease has product MPRATLPIQRITWLRSVAFTLALLAPAFASAQAQRPNPQMAAAQAGFEALPEAERKAIQNDLIWAGQFNGAVSGSYGPLTFRAINAFKGRGGTADGLLAPAERAALARVAQAARDTAGFKVIADDKTGVQIGIPMKFLPKRDVTSSGGSRWQSADEKVTLDTSASPPGEDLAALFEKAIAVNPHSPRKITYKLLRPDFFVVTGETPGGRFYRRLSAGPQGLRGFSIGYDKALASTVDKLVIAIAASFEPFPTGAVPAQPAAVAGTSPGLSSLLAPAARSNERYGVALALTERVSLSASAAVDGCRSLRVGNRNAKLRLKDDASGLVLLDLDGTGAAKPPGLRSAATGASEALVLVAYGNDAGKRTAVALPGQGVQAGGKPALNAPLQPGQAGAPAFDRQGRLVGIVTDNPSDKILIAGIAPQRSYAFADAASIQSLLGRAGVTLPAAAAGAELSTGAVVERVSGAVQPITCGL; this is encoded by the coding sequence ATGCCGCGTGCCACTCTCCCAATCCAGCGAATCACCTGGCTCCGCAGCGTTGCATTCACGCTCGCGCTGCTGGCGCCGGCGTTCGCGTCCGCACAGGCGCAGCGCCCCAACCCGCAGATGGCCGCGGCGCAAGCCGGCTTCGAGGCTCTGCCCGAGGCCGAGCGCAAGGCGATCCAGAACGACCTGATCTGGGCCGGCCAGTTCAACGGCGCGGTGTCCGGCAGCTATGGCCCGCTCACCTTCCGCGCCATCAATGCCTTCAAGGGCAGGGGCGGCACGGCGGACGGCCTGCTTGCGCCGGCGGAACGGGCAGCCCTCGCGAGGGTGGCGCAGGCGGCGCGCGATACGGCCGGGTTCAAGGTCATCGCCGACGACAAGACCGGGGTGCAGATCGGCATTCCCATGAAATTCCTGCCAAAGCGCGACGTGACCTCATCCGGCGGCAGCCGCTGGCAGAGCGCCGACGAGAAGGTGACGCTCGATACCTCCGCGTCGCCGCCCGGCGAGGATCTGGCGGCACTGTTCGAGAAGGCGATCGCGGTCAACCCGCACAGTCCGCGCAAGATCACCTACAAGCTGCTGCGGCCGGATTTCTTCGTCGTCACGGGCGAGACGCCGGGCGGACGGTTCTACCGCCGGCTGTCGGCCGGACCGCAGGGCTTGCGCGGGTTCTCGATCGGCTACGACAAGGCGCTGGCGTCGACCGTGGACAAGCTGGTCATCGCGATCGCGGCGAGCTTCGAGCCCTTCCCGACCGGGGCGGTTCCGGCCCAGCCTGCGGCGGTCGCAGGCACGTCTCCGGGACTGTCGTCGCTTCTGGCGCCGGCCGCACGCAGCAACGAACGTTACGGCGTGGCGCTGGCGCTGACCGAGCGGGTGTCCCTGAGCGCTTCGGCGGCAGTCGATGGCTGCCGCAGCTTGCGTGTCGGGAACCGCAACGCGAAGCTGCGCCTGAAGGACGACGCGAGCGGGCTCGTGCTGCTCGACCTGGACGGGACGGGCGCGGCGAAACCGCCGGGCCTGCGCAGCGCGGCGACGGGCGCATCCGAAGCTCTGGTGCTGGTCGCCTACGGCAACGATGCCGGCAAGCGGACAGCCGTCGCACTGCCCGGCCAGGGCGTGCAGGCCGGCGGCAAGCCGGCGCTCAACGCGCCGCTCCAGCCGGGCCAGGCGGGTGCGCCGGCTTTCGACCGGCAGGGGCGGCTCGTCGGCATCGTCACCGACAATCCTTCCGACAAGATCCTGATCGCCGGCATCGCGCCGCAACGCAGCTACGCCTTTGCCGACGCCGCTTCAATCCAGTCATTGCTGGGCCGAGCCGGCGTCACGCTGCCGGCTGCTGCCGCTGGGGCAGAGCTCAGCACAGGCGCGGTGGTCGAGCGTGTTTCCGGTGCGGTCCAGCCCATCACCTGCGGACTGTAG
- a CDS encoding tripartite tricarboxylate transporter substrate binding protein, with translation MSNTIDRRGLIKGAAAAGAAGLIAAPAIAQAKWPARPITLVCPWGAGGGTDATARIVAAMLEKSLGQPVNVVNRTGGSGVVGHSAIATAAPDGYTIGMITVEITMMHHQGLTELSPTSYTPLALMNEDPPGVQVGASSPYKDIKALAEAIKAAPPGKFKASGTGQGGIWHLALIGWLMSMGLKPDHVAWAPSNGAAPAMQDLAAGGIDIVTCSVPEARAMLDAGKARSLAIMAKARNPQFKDVPTLNETLGVNYSVGAWRGIAGPKGLPDAVQKTLIAELKKAYDSKEFQDFMNSRGFGMTFADQAGFTKFMADGDKAMGTAMTAAGLAKKAG, from the coding sequence ATGAGCAATACGATCGACAGGCGCGGCCTGATCAAGGGCGCGGCCGCGGCGGGCGCCGCCGGCCTCATCGCCGCTCCGGCGATTGCCCAGGCCAAGTGGCCGGCCCGTCCCATCACGCTGGTCTGCCCCTGGGGCGCCGGCGGCGGCACCGATGCGACGGCGCGAATCGTCGCGGCAATGCTGGAGAAGAGCCTTGGCCAGCCCGTCAACGTGGTGAACCGTACCGGCGGATCGGGCGTGGTCGGCCATTCGGCGATCGCGACCGCGGCGCCCGATGGCTACACGATCGGCATGATCACGGTCGAGATCACCATGATGCATCATCAGGGGCTGACGGAATTGTCGCCGACCAGCTACACTCCGCTCGCCCTGATGAACGAGGATCCGCCGGGCGTCCAGGTCGGCGCGTCGAGCCCTTACAAGGACATCAAGGCGCTGGCCGAGGCGATCAAGGCGGCTCCTCCCGGCAAGTTCAAGGCCTCGGGCACCGGCCAGGGCGGCATCTGGCATCTCGCGCTGATCGGCTGGCTGATGTCGATGGGGCTGAAGCCGGACCATGTCGCCTGGGCTCCGTCGAACGGTGCAGCGCCGGCGATGCAGGATCTCGCCGCCGGTGGCATCGACATCGTCACCTGCTCCGTCCCGGAGGCCCGCGCCATGCTCGATGCCGGCAAGGCACGCTCGCTGGCGATCATGGCGAAGGCCCGCAATCCGCAGTTCAAGGATGTGCCGACGCTGAACGAGACATTGGGCGTGAACTACTCGGTCGGCGCCTGGCGCGGCATCGCCGGGCCAAAGGGGCTGCCGGACGCCGTGCAGAAGACGCTCATCGCCGAGCTCAAGAAAGCCTACGATTCCAAGGAATTCCAGGATTTCATGAATTCGCGTGGCTTCGGAATGACCTTCGCCGACCAGGCCGGCTTCACCAAGTTCATGGCCGATGGCGACAAGGCCATGGGCACGGCCATGACCGCCGCGGGCCTCGCCAAGAAGGCGGGCTGA
- a CDS encoding tripartite tricarboxylate transporter TctB family protein, with the protein MRFNDTIVGATFIVLAAIMIALTFSFPAFPGQNYGPSLFPRILGTGIILCSLLLILRERRLATPVPWLVLADWVRQPRNIASFGLMLAAMLFYLLASDALGFIPCAFLIQIVLFLWFGVRPVTAVVVAVAMTALVHWFFSSMMLVPLPRGILDSVL; encoded by the coding sequence ATGCGCTTCAACGACACTATCGTCGGCGCCACGTTCATCGTGCTGGCCGCGATCATGATCGCTCTGACGTTCTCATTCCCGGCCTTCCCGGGGCAAAACTACGGTCCCAGCCTGTTCCCGCGCATCCTCGGCACGGGGATCATCCTGTGCTCGCTGCTGCTGATCCTGCGCGAGCGGCGCCTGGCCACGCCCGTGCCGTGGCTGGTCCTGGCGGACTGGGTCCGGCAGCCGCGCAACATCGCCTCCTTCGGTCTGATGCTGGCGGCGATGCTGTTCTATCTTCTCGCCTCCGACGCGCTCGGCTTCATTCCCTGCGCCTTCCTGATCCAGATCGTGCTGTTCCTCTGGTTCGGCGTCCGCCCGGTGACGGCCGTCGTCGTCGCGGTGGCGATGACCGCGCTCGTCCACTGGTTCTTCAGCAGCATGATGCTCGTGCCCCTGCCGCGCGGCATCCTCGACAGCGTGCTCTGA